Proteins found in one Triticum urartu cultivar G1812 chromosome 4, Tu2.1, whole genome shotgun sequence genomic segment:
- the LOC125552400 gene encoding proline-rich receptor-like protein kinase PERK5 isoform X2, with translation MDDSPLSRGPLGPLLGSGPLDPSSSAADSDGSGGSSSADSDSSGGSSSSGSPPSPSSPQSSTQSTPPPGSSDSAPSPPSPSQSPPPATPAGTSGPPPAQVSPPGSNAIPSPQAPKSNGGGGGGGGSSESGGGGGGGSSESGGGSKGGGGSSGRGKGGSKQDDSPPVEAVVVGVVIGVLVFALLLCIAACVCCARRKKKKPPMAMPFYTDQHGNVYYANNMPSPWQQSGGPVDGHGGVGWHPQYPLGQGPLSEEMIMSGSQGTGSSMPPPSPAIFGSQSSFTYEELASATGGFSKANLLGQGGFGYVYKGLLPGSGKEVAVKQLKAGSGQGEREFQAEVEIISRVHHRHLVSLVGYCIAGASQRLLVYEFVANDTLERHLHGKGLPVMDWPKRLAIALGSAKGLAYLHEDCNPRIIHRDIKAANILLDENFEAKVADFGLAKLTTDNNTHVSTRVMGTFGYLAPEYASSGKLTDKSDVFSFGVMMLELITGRRPVDPSNYMEDSLVDWARPLLARALSEGGSFDEVVDQRLENKYDRQEMERMAASAAAAVRHSAKRRPKMKQIVRALEGDASLDDLNEGMKPGQSMIYSSDESGSYAANINRLRQVAFESSGEYTNEYSGTGESGETTQRHH, from the exons ATGGACGACTCGCCGCTAAGCCGCGGACCCCTGGGCCCCCTGCTAGGTAGCGGTCCACTGGACCCGTCGTCGTCGGCGGCAGATTCGGATGGCTCGGGTGGATCGTCGTCCGCAGATTCGGATAGCTCCGGTGGATCTTCGTCATCGGGATCCCCGCCGTCTCCCTCCAGCCCACAATCGTCCACGCAGTCGACCCCACCGCCAGGGTCCTCGGACTCGGCGCCGTCGCCGCCCTCGCCGTCTCAGTCACCGCCGCCGGCTACGCCAGCAGGCACCAGCGGGCCGCCCCCGGCTCAAGTCTCGCCGCCGGGGTCAAATGCCATCCCGTCTCCGCAGGCTCCGAAGAGCaacgggggcggcggcggcggcggcggctcctcggagagcgggggcggcggcggcggcggctcctcgGAGAGCGGGGGCGGCTCCAAGGGCGGGGGCGGGTCGAGCGGCCGCGGCAAGGGCGGGAGCAAGCAAGACGATTCTCCGCCCGTGGAGGCCGTGGTCGTCGGCGTGGTGATCGGGGTCCTGGTCTTCGCCCTGCTGCTGTGCATCGCCGCGTGCGTGTGCTGCGccaggaggaagaagaagaagccgcCCATGGCCATGCCCTTCTACACCGACCAGCATG GGAACGTGTACTACGCGAACAACATGCCGAGCCCGTGGCAGCAGAGCGGCGGCCCGGTGGACGGGCACGGCGGCGTGGGGTGGCACCCGCAGTATCCGCTGGGCCAGGGGCCGCTGAGCGAGGAGATGATCATGAGCGGGTCGCAGGGGACGGGGTCGTCGATGCCCCCGCCGTCGCCGGCCATCTTCGGGTCGCAGAGCTCGTTCACGTACGAGGAGCTGGCGTCGGCGACGGGCGGCTTCTCCAAGGCGAACCTGCTGGGGCAGGGCGGGTTCGGGTACGTGTACAAGGGCCTGCTGCCGGGCAGCGgcaaggaggtggcggtgaagcaGCTCAAGGCCGGCAGCGGGCAGGGCGAGCGCGAGTTCCAGGCGGAGGTGGAGATCATCAGCCGCGTCCACCACCGCCACCTCGTCTCCCTCGTCGGCTACTGCATCGCCGGCGCCTCCCAGCGCCTGCTCGTCTACGAGTTCGTCGCCAACGACACCCTCGAGCGCCACCTCCACGGCAAGGGCCTGCCGGTCATGGACTGGCCCAAGAGGCTCGCCATCGCGCTCGGCTCCGCCAAGGGCCTCGCGTACCTGCACGAGGACT GCAATCCGAGGATCATCCACCGTGACATCAAGGCGGCCAACATTCTCTTGGATGAAAATTTCGAGGCTAAG GTCGCGGATTTCGGGCTCGCCAAGTTGACGACGGACAACAACACCCACGTCTCCACGCGCGTCATGGGGACGTTCGG GTATCTGGCGCCGGAGTACGCGTCCAGCGGCAAGCTGACGGACAAGTCGGACGTCTTCTCCTTCGGCGTGATGATGCTGGAGCTCATcaccggccggcggcccgtggaCCCCAGTAACTACATGGAGGACAGCCTGGTCGACTGGGCGAGGCCGCTCCTGGCGCGCGCGCTGTCGGAGGGCGGCAGCTTCGACGAGGTGGTGGACCAGCGCCTGGAGAACAAGTACGACCGGCAGGAGATGGAGCGCATggccgccagcgccgccgccgccgtccggcACTCCGCCAAGCGCCGCCCCAAGATGAAACAG ATCGTTCGCGCGCTGGAGGGCGACGCGTCGCTGGACGACCTGAACGAAGGGATGAAGCCAGGGCAGAGCATGATATACAGCTCCGACGAGTCCGGCAGCTACGCGGCCAACATCAACAGGCTGAGGCAGGTCGCGTTCGAGAGTAGCGGGGAGTACACCAACGAGTACAGCGGGACGGGGGAGTCGGGGGAGACGACACAACGGCATCACTAA
- the LOC125552400 gene encoding proline-rich receptor-like protein kinase PERK4 isoform X1, whose translation MDDSPLSRGPLGPLLGSGPLDPSSSAADSDGSGGSSSADSDSSGGSSSSGSPPSPSSPQSSTQSTPPPGSSDSAPSPPSPSQSPPPATPAGTSGPPPAQVSPPGSNAIPSPQAPKSNGGGGGGGGSSESGGGGGGGSSESGGGSKGGGGSSGRGKGGSKQDDSPPVEAVVVGVVIGVLVFALLLCIAACVCCARRKKKKPPMAMPFYTDQHGTAGARAHRMHRAHSIHHGDSWQRSNRDHGGARARAGNVYYANNMPSPWQQSGGPVDGHGGVGWHPQYPLGQGPLSEEMIMSGSQGTGSSMPPPSPAIFGSQSSFTYEELASATGGFSKANLLGQGGFGYVYKGLLPGSGKEVAVKQLKAGSGQGEREFQAEVEIISRVHHRHLVSLVGYCIAGASQRLLVYEFVANDTLERHLHGKGLPVMDWPKRLAIALGSAKGLAYLHEDCNPRIIHRDIKAANILLDENFEAKVADFGLAKLTTDNNTHVSTRVMGTFGYLAPEYASSGKLTDKSDVFSFGVMMLELITGRRPVDPSNYMEDSLVDWARPLLARALSEGGSFDEVVDQRLENKYDRQEMERMAASAAAAVRHSAKRRPKMKQIVRALEGDASLDDLNEGMKPGQSMIYSSDESGSYAANINRLRQVAFESSGEYTNEYSGTGESGETTQRHH comes from the exons ATGGACGACTCGCCGCTAAGCCGCGGACCCCTGGGCCCCCTGCTAGGTAGCGGTCCACTGGACCCGTCGTCGTCGGCGGCAGATTCGGATGGCTCGGGTGGATCGTCGTCCGCAGATTCGGATAGCTCCGGTGGATCTTCGTCATCGGGATCCCCGCCGTCTCCCTCCAGCCCACAATCGTCCACGCAGTCGACCCCACCGCCAGGGTCCTCGGACTCGGCGCCGTCGCCGCCCTCGCCGTCTCAGTCACCGCCGCCGGCTACGCCAGCAGGCACCAGCGGGCCGCCCCCGGCTCAAGTCTCGCCGCCGGGGTCAAATGCCATCCCGTCTCCGCAGGCTCCGAAGAGCaacgggggcggcggcggcggcggcggctcctcggagagcgggggcggcggcggcggcggctcctcgGAGAGCGGGGGCGGCTCCAAGGGCGGGGGCGGGTCGAGCGGCCGCGGCAAGGGCGGGAGCAAGCAAGACGATTCTCCGCCCGTGGAGGCCGTGGTCGTCGGCGTGGTGATCGGGGTCCTGGTCTTCGCCCTGCTGCTGTGCATCGCCGCGTGCGTGTGCTGCGccaggaggaagaagaagaagccgcCCATGGCCATGCCCTTCTACACCGACCAGCATGGTACGGCCGGCGCGCGCGCGCATCGCATGCATCGTGCCCATTCCATTCACCATGGAGATTCTTGGCAGAGATCTAACCGTGACCATGGCGGCGCGCGGGCGCGTGCAGGGAACGTGTACTACGCGAACAACATGCCGAGCCCGTGGCAGCAGAGCGGCGGCCCGGTGGACGGGCACGGCGGCGTGGGGTGGCACCCGCAGTATCCGCTGGGCCAGGGGCCGCTGAGCGAGGAGATGATCATGAGCGGGTCGCAGGGGACGGGGTCGTCGATGCCCCCGCCGTCGCCGGCCATCTTCGGGTCGCAGAGCTCGTTCACGTACGAGGAGCTGGCGTCGGCGACGGGCGGCTTCTCCAAGGCGAACCTGCTGGGGCAGGGCGGGTTCGGGTACGTGTACAAGGGCCTGCTGCCGGGCAGCGgcaaggaggtggcggtgaagcaGCTCAAGGCCGGCAGCGGGCAGGGCGAGCGCGAGTTCCAGGCGGAGGTGGAGATCATCAGCCGCGTCCACCACCGCCACCTCGTCTCCCTCGTCGGCTACTGCATCGCCGGCGCCTCCCAGCGCCTGCTCGTCTACGAGTTCGTCGCCAACGACACCCTCGAGCGCCACCTCCACGGCAAGGGCCTGCCGGTCATGGACTGGCCCAAGAGGCTCGCCATCGCGCTCGGCTCCGCCAAGGGCCTCGCGTACCTGCACGAGGACT GCAATCCGAGGATCATCCACCGTGACATCAAGGCGGCCAACATTCTCTTGGATGAAAATTTCGAGGCTAAG GTCGCGGATTTCGGGCTCGCCAAGTTGACGACGGACAACAACACCCACGTCTCCACGCGCGTCATGGGGACGTTCGG GTATCTGGCGCCGGAGTACGCGTCCAGCGGCAAGCTGACGGACAAGTCGGACGTCTTCTCCTTCGGCGTGATGATGCTGGAGCTCATcaccggccggcggcccgtggaCCCCAGTAACTACATGGAGGACAGCCTGGTCGACTGGGCGAGGCCGCTCCTGGCGCGCGCGCTGTCGGAGGGCGGCAGCTTCGACGAGGTGGTGGACCAGCGCCTGGAGAACAAGTACGACCGGCAGGAGATGGAGCGCATggccgccagcgccgccgccgccgtccggcACTCCGCCAAGCGCCGCCCCAAGATGAAACAG ATCGTTCGCGCGCTGGAGGGCGACGCGTCGCTGGACGACCTGAACGAAGGGATGAAGCCAGGGCAGAGCATGATATACAGCTCCGACGAGTCCGGCAGCTACGCGGCCAACATCAACAGGCTGAGGCAGGTCGCGTTCGAGAGTAGCGGGGAGTACACCAACGAGTACAGCGGGACGGGGGAGTCGGGGGAGACGACACAACGGCATCACTAA